In Deltaproteobacteria bacterium, the genomic stretch CGCTTCCTGTCGCCGACCCCGACCAGCCAGTCGGACGAACCAGCGATCGTCGCGCGCGCGCAGACCCTCGCGCGCGGCCACGAAGACGCCCGCGCAGCCGCCCACGCGATCGTGCGGTGGGTGTTCGAAACCCTGGGCAAGAAGGATGGCGCCCGCGGGGCCGCGACCGCGACCGAGGTGCTCGCCGACGGCTTCGGCGATTGCACCGAGCACGCCGCGTTGTCGGTCGCACTGCTGCGCGCGGCGGGCATCCCCGCGCGCAACGTCAGCGGTGTGGTGCTGGTGCCGGGCCTGTTCAGCTCCGACGCCGGCTACCACGCGTGGGTCGAGGCCTGGCTCGGCGAGTGGGTGGTGCTCGACCCGGCGCTCGGCAACACCGACGTCTCGGCCCACTACATCCTGCTCGGCTACGACGAGCCCGGGCTCGAGCAGGGCGGCGCTGCGTTGTCGCGCATGCTCGGCCGCACGACGATCCGCGTGCTGCCACGCTGACGCGCGCTCGGACCCGGCCACCCGTGATCTTCGCCACCAACCGGGCGCGGCCGTGGTGGCACGAGGACCATCGATGGTCCCCGCACGCCGCCCCGCCCTGCTGCCCGCGCTCGCGCTCGCGCTCGCCGCCTGCGATCCCCACCAGGCCCCCGACGCGGCCGGCGACGGCGGCAGCGGTGGGAGCGACCCAGCCGCGGATGCCGACGCAGGCGGCACGGACCCGAGCGGGGGCGGGCCGACGGGCGACGACGGCGACAGCGGGGATGGACCGAGTGTCGAAGTCGGCGACCCGAGCCTCAACCGCTTCGTGCTGACCTCGGCCGACGAGACCATCGTGCGCATCGAGGCCGACGGCAGCGGTCACACCGAGCTGTTCGCGTTCAACGAATACGACGACGTCAGCAGCCTCTCGTGGGTCGACGGCACGATCTACGCCGGTGGCGGCGACAACTCCGTCAACGCGATCGACGGCACCACCGGCGCGTTCCTCTGGGACCTCCCGATGGGCCGCTACGAGAGCACCTCGCTGGCCGAGCCCGTGATGCTCGTCGACGGCGAGTTGGCGTACGCGCTCGGTCTGCCCGGTGTGCTCACCTCGTTTCGGCTCGCCGATCGCCACATCGATTGGGAGTACCCGCTCGATCCGAGCGGCGAGACCGAGGGCTACTACAGCTCGTGGGGGACCCCACTGGTCACTGCGGATCTGATCTTCGTGGGGACCGGCTCGAGCCTGGACACCAACTACCTGCACGCGATCGATCGCGTCACGGGGTCTCGACGCTGGCGCCTGCAGCTGGCGCACCCCGACGACGACGTGCCCATGGGCGTGACCGGCGGCCTGCGCCGCATCGGAGACACGTTGCTGGTGCCCGCGGGCGACCTGCTCGCGCTCGACGCCACGACCGGCTCGCTGCGATGGTCGTACGCGACCGAGCGACTCAGCCGCGGCGCCGGCACGCCGGTGGTGGTCGACGACCGCATCTACGTGCAGAACGCCCACGACGTCGCCGACGGGCGGCTCGACTGCCTCGCGCTCGCCACCGGCGAGCTGCTGTGGTCGATCGCGGCCGGCAACGACTACGCCGGCGTCTACACGCCCAGCGTGGTGGACGGCCGCGTCTACGGCGTCGACGAGCGCGGGGGCAGTGAGTGGAGCTTCGGCAACGGCCGTCCTTTCGCGGCCGACGCCCTCAGCGGCGCGTTGCTGTGGGCCAACGACCGCGTGAGCGTCGAGAGCTCGCCGGTGCTCGCCAACGGGCGCTTGTTCTTCCACGGTCAGGACTTCGACGGCAGCGGCGACATCGATCTCGACGTCGGCACCTTCGCGCTCGATGCCGCCGACGGCAGCCTGGTGTGGCTCGACAACGTCACCCGCTACGCAAGCGCGACCACGCCGCTGGTGGTCGCCGACAACGGCGTGTTCCGGGCCGGCGCGGCGGTGCCGTGAAGGTGGTCGCAGCGCACGCCTGCACGTCCGCTGCCCGGCGGCCTCGAGCGGTGCTATCACCGGCCGGACGTGATGCACCGACGACGTTTCGTGGCCATCGGTGCGGCGGCGGCCCTGCAGGGCTGTCGGCGCACGCCAGGCGTGGCAGAGCCGGCGAGCCCGCGCCGCGCCGCGCTCATCGTCCACGGCGGCACCATTCACACCGGCGATCCGCAGGGCGTGGTCGAGGCGATCGCGATCGCCGACGGGCGCATCGTCGATCGCGGGGACGGCCGCACGGTGCGGGCCAGCTGGCAGGGTCCCGGCACGACGTTGCTCGATCTCGAAGGCGGCAGCGCGTGCGCAGGGCTGTGCGATGCCCATGCGCACCTGGTCGGGCTCGGCCGCGCGCTCGCGACGGTCGACCTGCGCGGCGCGGGCTCGATCGACGAGGTGGTCGCACGGCTGCGCGCCGGCGCGCCCGCGAGTGGTTGGGTGCACGGTCGCGGCTGGGATCAGAACCTGTGGCCCGGGCAGGCGATGCCGACCCATCACGCGCTGACCGCCGCGTTCCCCGATCGCCCGGTGTGGCTGCGACGCGTCGATGGCCACGCGGGTTGGGGCAACGCAGCGCTGCTCGCCGTCGCCGGCCTCGGCCGCGACACCACGTCGCCCGCCGGCGGCGAGATCCTGCGCGACGGCGAGGGCCTGCCGACCGGCGTGCTCGTCGACGCCGCGATGGCGCTGGTGACCGTGCCCGCGACGACCGCCGACGAGCGCCGCACCCAGCTGCTCGCCGCGCAGACCCACGCGCTGCAGCGCGGCCTCACCGGCGTGCACGAGATGGGCATCGATGCCGACGACGACGCGCTCTACCGCGCGCTCGATCGCGACGAACGGCTGCAGCTGCGCGTGCACGCCTACGCCAGCGAGGGCTGGCTCGTAGGTGATCTCGGCGCCCGCGATGCGAACGCCACCGTCGGTCGCTACGCGCTGGTCGGTGTGAAGCTCTATGCCGACGGCGCGCTCGGCAGCCGCGGCGCCGCGCTGCTCGCCGACTACGACGATCGCCCGGGCCACCGCGGGCTCATGCAGCACGAGCCCGCCGAGCTCACCGCGCTGGTCGAACGCGCGGTGCGAGGCGGTTGGCAGCCCGCCACCCACGCGATCGGCGACGCGGCCAATCGCGCGACGCTCGACGCCTACGCCGCGGTCATGACGAAGGATCAGCGCCGCGCGTTGCGACCCCGCATCGAGCACGCGCAGGTGCTCGCGCCCTCCGACCTCGCGCGCTTCGCCGAGCTCGGCGTGATCGCCAGCATGCAGCCGACCCATGCCACCAGCGACATGGCCTGGGTGCCGGCGCGACTCGGCCCCGAGCGAAGCCAGCGGGCCTACGCCTGGCGCTCGCTGCTGCTGCAACACGCCACGCTGTGCTTCGGCAGCGACTTCCCGGTCGAGCGGGTCGATCCCACGCTCGGCCTGTACGCCGCGATCACGCGGCAGGACCTCGCAGGCGCGCCCAACGGCGGCTGGCTGCCCGAGCAGCGGCTGTCGCTCGACGAGGCGCTGTGGTGCTTCACCCAGGGCGCCGCGTTCGCGGTCCAGCGCGAGCACGAGCTCGGCACGCTCGCCCCGGGCATGCGCGCCGACGTGACCTGCTTCACCGGCCGACTCGACGGGGAGGATCGGCGGGCGCTCGCGACGCTGCCGGTGCGCGCGACGATCATCGACGGCCACGTGGTCTGGCAGGCGTAGGGCGCCGCGCCGCGCGTGCGGCAGCCCGCGCTGGCGCGCGTCACTTCCGGAAGCGGACGTGGAAGTGGTTCGCGTGGCCGCGCCAGTGGCGGATGATGCCGTGGCTGCGGCCGCGGCCGCGGGGGTACTGGAACAGCTCGTCGAGGGTGTCCTCGTCGACGCCCTTCTCGCTGGCGTAGTCGTACAGCAGCTTCTGGATGCGGTAGTCCATGAAGATGTACGTGACCTCGTCGCTGTCGATGAAGGCCTTGATGAGCGCCCACGTGCGCGGCACGTCGAGGTTCTTGGAGTGGGCGTGGCGGAACTTGGTCTCGTTGGCGTCGGCGCCCGACAGCACGTAGCCGATGTCGACGTCGCGGCCGAACTGATGCGACAGGTGCGGCGGGAACTTGCCACCGCCGCGCTTGCTGATGTCGCCGATGTGGATCTTGGGCCCGCCCGGGCTGCGCTTCTTGTAGCTGGCGACCGCGCCCTGGATGGTCGAGATGGTCTTGCGGGTGCCCCAGGCACCGGCCTCCCACTTCACCACGTAGTGCTTGCCGGGCGGCAGCTGCATGCCGTCGGGGAGGCGACCGGTGTCGACATCGACGCCGCCGAAGCCCCGCACGATGCGACCGTCGGCCCACACCACCAGCCGCTGGCCCTCGCGCAGCGCGTTGCGGTCCTCGAGCTTGCCTCGCTGGTAGCGCTCGAGCTCCTTGGGGCTGAGGCCGTACTTCTCGGCGATCGAGCCCAGGTTCTCGCCGTGCACGACCACGTGGCTGATGCGGTTGCGCTCGCGCGGCGGAATCTGCGGGCACACGCGGATCTTCTTGCCGACGCTCAGCATGTCGGGGTTGCTGCGCAGCGAGGCGTTCAGACGCAGCAGGTCGGCCTTGCGCACGCCGTAGCGCCCCGCGATCTGGCCCAGGTGCTCGCCGGGCACGACCTCGTGCACGTAGATCGGCGTCTCGCCGCCGCACTCCTTGGCCTTGACGATCTTCGCGCTGCCCTTGCCGTCGTCGTCGTCGCCCTCGACGCAGACGTTGATGATCTGCCCCACGTGCAGCGAGTCGGGCGCCTTGGCGACCGCGGCGTTGCGGTTCTTGATGTCACGCTCGGTGACGCCGTACTGCAGCGCGATCTGGGCCAGGGTGTCGCCGTCGTCGACCTCGTGCCGCGTGATGGTGCCGCCGTTGCCACAGCGCTTCGCGGTCGACTTGGCGGCGGGCTTGTCGAGGTCGAGCGTGTCGTCGGGCTTGCAGACGTTCAGCGACTGGCCCAGCCGCAGCTTGTCGGGCGCCTTCGCGAGCGCCGGGTTCAAGTTCATCAGCTCGCGCTGGGAGAGATCGTGCTTGGCCGCGATGCCGCTGGCGGTGTCACCACCGACGACGGTGTACTCGCAGGGATCGGCGGCTGCGGCCCGCAGTGGACCGCCCACGAGTGCCGCCGCGACGACGAGGACAGGCGCGAGCCAACGCATGGGCGCCAAGGATTTGCACAGGCGTTCGCACGGCGCAATGGGATCGGCTGGAGCAACCGTCCCGAACCGGTGCGCGCGCACCATCGGGCGCCGCCGATCGCGGCCTCACGCCGCCGCGCGCGTGAGCAACAGCAGCTCGCGCTTGAGCACGAACGCGGCCTCGACGTCGTTGAACAGCGCGATCTGCAGCGCCAGCGGCTGCGCGAGCTCGGCCAGCGCGCGGTGATCGAGCTTGCGCGGCTCGATGCCGACCCGCTCGCACGCCGCCCGCAGCGTCGCCCACGGGAACGCGGTGTAGCGCGACAGGACGTCGAGCACGGCGTCGCACAGCGGGGACACGTACGCGGCGGCGGCGGGACGATCGATCGGCATGCAGGACGCTGTGGTCCTGTCATCGTCGGAGCCGTGCGCGGACTTGAGCCGATGCGCGATCGCGTCAGTCGCCGAACATGATGCGCGAGGTGAACGCGATCGACGCCAACAACGAGTTGATCGATGGGTGGCGATCGGCCGGATCGACCGCGAGGCCACGCAACACGATGGTGCGCAGCCAGCCCGGCACCCGCGAGCGTGGTGGCGGCTCGCGTCGGTGGCCACGCGTCACGTTCTGGGCGATCTCGCGTGCGGTCTCGCCGGCGAACGGGCGCTCGCCGTAGAGCCCCTCGTAGAGCGCGACGCAGAAGGCGAACTGGTCCGTGCGTGCATCGGCGCCCGCGCCGGTGAACAGCTCCGGGGCCATGTACGCCGGCGTGCCGACGCACAGGAACGTCGTGCCGGGATCGCCGATCTCGCCGGTCACCGATCGCAGGCCGCCGATCGAGCCGTCGACCAGTGATCCCGAGGCGAACGACATCGACGAGGTCACGTCGACGCGCTCGCGCACGAGGCTCTCGGACGCGTCGCCGGGGCCGGTCGAGAACACGTCGCCGCGCGAGCGCGACAGCTCCCACGTGCCGGTGGTCGAGGCCTCGAACACGCCGGTGGTCGCGGCCTGGAACACGCCGGAGCCCGCAGCGTCGAAGGTGCTCGACGACATCACGTCGGCGACGCGACCGTCCCCGAGCGTGACCGAGGCATCGAGCACGTCGGCGGCGCGGCCGGGGTTGGTCACATCGATCTCGTGGTCGCGCGCACCCGCCACCGATGCCGCCGGGACCTCACCGAAGTGGGCGAGCCCGAAGTCGACCACGCGCGGCCGGTGATCGGGGCCGACCAGCACGTTCGCGGGCTTGAAGTCGCGGTGCAGCAGGCCCACGCCATGCGCCGCGGCGAGCCCACGCCCGGCGTGGAAGAACATGTTCAGCACCTCACGCCACGTGCGGGGCGTGCCGGCCAACCACGTCGACAACGCCGGGCCCTGGACCAGCTCCATCGCGACGTAGCCGCTGCCGTCGTGCTCACCGACGTCGAAGATGGTGACGACGTTGGGGTGGGCGAGCCGGGCGGCGGTCTGGGCCTCGCGGCGCAGCAGCTCGCTGGCGCGCTCGAGCTGGCCGGCGCGCACGCGATCGCGACGCAGGAGCTTGACCGCGACGTCGCGCTGCAGCACCGGATCCCACGCCGCGTAGACGATGCCCATGCCGCCGAAGCCGAGCACGGCGCGCACCTCGAAGCGCCCGATCGCGCTCGGCGGCTGGCCCGGGGGCCGGTCGTCCGGCGGCCGGTCGGCGGGGTCGGTGACGCTCACGGTCGACGGCATCGTAGCACCAATGTCCCGCCCGGGATCGCGACGCGAGGAGCCTGCCGCCAGGGCGCGTACACTACGGCCGGGAAAGGCGCCCGCCTCGCTTGAGCAAATCGCCCCACGCCATCGTGGTCGGCACCGCTGGTCACATCGACCACGGCAAGACCACCCTCGTTCGCGCGCTGACCGGCATCGACACCGATCGTCTGCCCGAGGAGAAGCGCCGCGGCATCACCATCGAGCTCGGCTTCGCCGCGTGGCCGATCGCGCCCGACCTGGAGGCCAGCATCGTCGACGTCCCGGGCCACGAGGGCTTCGTGCGCACGATGGTCGCCGGCGCCGGTGGCATCGATCTGGTGGTGTTGGTGGTGTCGGCCGAGGACGGCGTGATGCCGCAGACCCGCGAGCACATCAACGTGTGTCGATTGCTCGGGGTCGCCGCGGGCGTGGTCGCGCTGACGAAGATCGATCGTCTCGGCGATGACCCCGAAGCGCTCGAGCTCGCGACCGACGACGTGCGCGGAGCCCTGGCGGGCACGCCGTTCGCCGAGGCCCCGATCGTGCCGTGCAGCGCGGTGACCGGGGTCGGCATCGAGCAGCTGCGCGACACCGTGCGCCGCATCGCGGCCAAGCTGCCGCGGCGCGACAACGGCGGCGCGGTGATCCTCGGGGTCGATCGGGTGTTCACGATCAAGGGCCACGGCACCGTCGTCACCGGCACGCTGCTGTCGGGCTCGGTCGACGTGCGCGGCGACGAGTCGCTGGTGCTGGTGCCCCATGGCCCCGACCGCGAGCCCTTCGCGGTGCGTGCCCGCGCCGCGCAGGTCCGCGGTGACACCCGCGATCGGGTGCTCGCGGGTTGTCGGCTCGCGCTCAACCTCGCGGGCGTCGAGCGCACCGCGGTCGAGCGCGGCGACGTCGTCACCCGCGGGCCCGAGGTCGCGCGGCAGTCGTTCGTGCACGCCAAGCTGCTGCACCTGCCCGGTCACAGCCCGACGTGGACCCACGGCACCACGCTGCAGATCTGCGCCGGCACGGCCCACGGCGTGGGCGTGCTCGATCCGCTGTGGGTCGTGCCGAGCGCCGGTGCCACCGGCGAGGCGAGCTCCAGCGACGGCGTCGAGGTCCCGCCCGGCGCCGAGGCGATCGTGCGCATCCGGCTGGAGGCACCGCTGCCGCTCTGGCGCGGACAACGACTGGTCGTGCGCGCCTTCGCCGAGCCGCACGACGACTGGTCGGGTCGCACCGTCGGCGGCGGCGTCGTGCTCGACCCGGAGCCCTCGGAGGGCCGCGGACAACGGCCGCGGTGGATCGCGCTGGCCCGCGCGCTCGATCACGCCGACGCCGAGGTGCGGCGCAACGCGTTGCTGCACGACGCGGGACTGGCGGGCATCGACACCGACGCACTGTCGCGACGCGCCGGCGGCGATGCGCGTGCGCAGCTGCAGCGGCAGATCGCCCGCGGCGAGCTGCTCGAGCTGCAAGGTGGTCGCTTCGTGCTCGAGGCCGGCCTGCGGCCGGTGGTCGAGCGCTGCATTGCGCTGGTCGATCGCTTCCACGCCGCCAATCCCCTGCAGGCCGGCATGGCCCGCGCCGCGCTCGAGGGCGCGCTCGAGGGTCGCCTCGCCGCCGACGTGCGCGCGCTCGCAGTCGATCGCGCGATCGCCCGCGGAGGGCTGCGCGTGGTCGACGACTTCGGCACCGTCGCGCGGCCCGGCAAGGGCCTGCAGCCCGGCGGCGAGCTGCCCGGACACATGAAGTCGATCCTCGCGCGCTACCTCGAGGGCGGGCTCACGCCACCGACCCTGCGCGAGGTCGGCGACGCGGTCGCGCGACCACCCCGCGACGTGCTCGAGATGGTCACCTCG encodes the following:
- a CDS encoding PQQ-binding-like beta-propeller repeat protein, producing MVPARRPALLPALALALAACDPHQAPDAAGDGGSGGSDPAADADAGGTDPSGGGPTGDDGDSGDGPSVEVGDPSLNRFVLTSADETIVRIEADGSGHTELFAFNEYDDVSSLSWVDGTIYAGGGDNSVNAIDGTTGAFLWDLPMGRYESTSLAEPVMLVDGELAYALGLPGVLTSFRLADRHIDWEYPLDPSGETEGYYSSWGTPLVTADLIFVGTGSSLDTNYLHAIDRVTGSRRWRLQLAHPDDDVPMGVTGGLRRIGDTLLVPAGDLLALDATTGSLRWSYATERLSRGAGTPVVVDDRIYVQNAHDVADGRLDCLALATGELLWSIAAGNDYAGVYTPSVVDGRVYGVDERGGSEWSFGNGRPFAADALSGALLWANDRVSVESSPVLANGRLFFHGQDFDGSGDIDLDVGTFALDAADGSLVWLDNVTRYASATTPLVVADNGVFRAGAAVP
- a CDS encoding amidohydrolase encodes the protein MHRRRFVAIGAAAALQGCRRTPGVAEPASPRRAALIVHGGTIHTGDPQGVVEAIAIADGRIVDRGDGRTVRASWQGPGTTLLDLEGGSACAGLCDAHAHLVGLGRALATVDLRGAGSIDEVVARLRAGAPASGWVHGRGWDQNLWPGQAMPTHHALTAAFPDRPVWLRRVDGHAGWGNAALLAVAGLGRDTTSPAGGEILRDGEGLPTGVLVDAAMALVTVPATTADERRTQLLAAQTHALQRGLTGVHEMGIDADDDALYRALDRDERLQLRVHAYASEGWLVGDLGARDANATVGRYALVGVKLYADGALGSRGAALLADYDDRPGHRGLMQHEPAELTALVERAVRGGWQPATHAIGDAANRATLDAYAAVMTKDQRRALRPRIEHAQVLAPSDLARFAELGVIASMQPTHATSDMAWVPARLGPERSQRAYAWRSLLLQHATLCFGSDFPVERVDPTLGLYAAITRQDLAGAPNGGWLPEQRLSLDEALWCFTQGAAFAVQREHELGTLAPGMRADVTCFTGRLDGEDRRALATLPVRATIIDGHVVWQA
- a CDS encoding penicillin-insensitive murein endopeptidase is translated as MRWLAPVLVVAAALVGGPLRAAAADPCEYTVVGGDTASGIAAKHDLSQRELMNLNPALAKAPDKLRLGQSLNVCKPDDTLDLDKPAAKSTAKRCGNGGTITRHEVDDGDTLAQIALQYGVTERDIKNRNAAVAKAPDSLHVGQIINVCVEGDDDDGKGSAKIVKAKECGGETPIYVHEVVPGEHLGQIAGRYGVRKADLLRLNASLRSNPDMLSVGKKIRVCPQIPPRERNRISHVVVHGENLGSIAEKYGLSPKELERYQRGKLEDRNALREGQRLVVWADGRIVRGFGGVDVDTGRLPDGMQLPPGKHYVVKWEAGAWGTRKTISTIQGAVASYKKRSPGGPKIHIGDISKRGGGKFPPHLSHQFGRDVDIGYVLSGADANETKFRHAHSKNLDVPRTWALIKAFIDSDEVTYIFMDYRIQKLLYDYASEKGVDEDTLDELFQYPRGRGRSHGIIRHWRGHANHFHVRFRK
- a CDS encoding serine/threonine protein kinase, giving the protein MSVTDPADRPPDDRPPGQPPSAIGRFEVRAVLGFGGMGIVYAAWDPVLQRDVAVKLLRRDRVRAGQLERASELLRREAQTAARLAHPNVVTIFDVGEHDGSGYVAMELVQGPALSTWLAGTPRTWREVLNMFFHAGRGLAAAHGVGLLHRDFKPANVLVGPDHRPRVVDFGLAHFGEVPAASVAGARDHEIDVTNPGRAADVLDASVTLGDGRVADVMSSSTFDAAGSGVFQAATTGVFEASTTGTWELSRSRGDVFSTGPGDASESLVRERVDVTSSMSFASGSLVDGSIGGLRSVTGEIGDPGTTFLCVGTPAYMAPELFTGAGADARTDQFAFCVALYEGLYGERPFAGETAREIAQNVTRGHRREPPPRSRVPGWLRTIVLRGLAVDPADRHPSINSLLASIAFTSRIMFGD
- the selB gene encoding selenocysteine-specific translation elongation factor; translation: MSKSPHAIVVGTAGHIDHGKTTLVRALTGIDTDRLPEEKRRGITIELGFAAWPIAPDLEASIVDVPGHEGFVRTMVAGAGGIDLVVLVVSAEDGVMPQTREHINVCRLLGVAAGVVALTKIDRLGDDPEALELATDDVRGALAGTPFAEAPIVPCSAVTGVGIEQLRDTVRRIAAKLPRRDNGGAVILGVDRVFTIKGHGTVVTGTLLSGSVDVRGDESLVLVPHGPDREPFAVRARAAQVRGDTRDRVLAGCRLALNLAGVERTAVERGDVVTRGPEVARQSFVHAKLLHLPGHSPTWTHGTTLQICAGTAHGVGVLDPLWVVPSAGATGEASSSDGVEVPPGAEAIVRIRLEAPLPLWRGQRLVVRAFAEPHDDWSGRTVGGGVVLDPEPSEGRGQRPRWIALARALDHADAEVRRNALLHDAGLAGIDTDALSRRAGGDARAQLQRQIARGELLELQGGRFVLEAGLRPVVERCIALVDRFHAANPLQAGMARAALEGALEGRLAADVRALAVDRAIARGGLRVVDDFGTVARPGKGLQPGGELPGHMKSILARYLEGGLTPPTLREVGDAVARPPRDVLEMVTSLQRMGKLVRITADLSLARESHDELCSRVRTHLREHGTIDVQALKQLAGLSRKFAVPMLEHLDELQITLRQGDARIPGPKL